AATTATGAAATCGGGGAATTATCTCTAATATGTTAACTTTGTTCACATGCCCAAGATgccttttttttacaaaatatttttcatttcttatctgttgtttgatttttctaTGCCTCgtttttcatttctttctctctcctttttcacattttggtataAGGGATAAAACATTCACTATGTCATGATCAACAAACTGTTGGCGatgtttccaaaatatcatataaaatataatcattTATTAGAACAAAGTGTTGGcgatatttccaaaatatcccaattttcaataTTGATACGCGTTTGtggggattaaaaatggtaaaaataatgttGGCATACCAggaaagctaattctcaaagggtaaaatggtaattcaataaaataaataaatatagtgcgcttaaattacttgaattctaaatgAAAAGCGGTTGACAAAcgttacaaggactgaaaataaaaacaacggttTTAGGTCTTGGCGTTACTTAACATGTCTataagaaaaacaattttttaattttcttttatatttttattgattttgtagatATTTTTCAATGTTTAGGTATTACAAATAAGCATAAAtaatgaaaattacaacttCAAAAACAATGACTTcaaaagtataaatataaataagtcGTAAAAACAACATGTACgaggttaaataaaattaactgaTCTCTTTGACATAGTGAAAATGAGGACTGGAACTTCTGAAACTCGTTTGAGGGGCTGTTGCGTTATCCGCATAATTCTAGACGAATTTGGATCAATTGAGAGAGTTTAGGGACTTCTCTAGCAATTTACGACTGCTCTTGTGGGACATTCGGGCTTGATTTCGCAGGCTGTAGGGATCGGATTGGAACGAAATGAAGGCTAATGTTTAAAGTTTGTGTGCAAAGGAAGGGTCTGAAActagaatttcagaaaaatactGAGTAACGGAGttggaataaattattgaaaatgggTCTGACAGAATAGTTGCTTGATGgttgaaaaaccaaaagcttaGTACTTTAAGAGCGATTTTGGAGGCTATATGAGTTTGttttttaggaaataaaaattggGAATTCTGTGTCTGATGTAACTAAAGAGAGTAAAATTAATTTGGGACGGAATGATAAACTAACGAAACATCGAataaattttggaaaataactctccaaaaaagttgtttgatgaattcttcaATAATGAAAAATTCAAAAGCTTGCTTCagggtctttttaattgattgagatcaataaGAAGTTTCTAAACATGATTTAAAATAtgtgtgtaaactaagaatAACTGGAAAATGGGATTTCATTGATCTCGGTTACACTAAAAATGCTTATGGAAATTGAAGAACAAATTCTTCTGGAAATTGAGAGCTTGTTTAAACTAATTAGATGCTAAATAATGATTTTTAAGAACCTAGAGATTGATAAAGTGGTCGAATTTGGCAAGAAATTTGATagataaattgaattaaagattGATTTGTTGTGTTTTTTATTAAGTTGGTTGGGAGTTGGGAATGACAGAATTACATTCTTGAAAGTTGTAGAAAAGTTCAAATCCATTTTTCAGCACTAGTGATATTTGAAAAATTCAACCCACTTCATTACAGCTCGGTTTTGCtctattttttacattccagaaAGCTAAAATCCCaaactttttgagaaaaatactAGCTATCTGTTATTTCACAGTTTGGGGATCTGTTTTCATCATCGAAGTTGCTGGACGGATTGCTGAAAAAATGGTTCAAATTTTCccttgatttttattatttctgttttttttttttgtaataatctttgatattatttcttatttttatcacatttttattttgttacaaaatgaatttaattaaaacaaattaataggaccggtcctgacaatttaggGGTCTTAGGCAAAATAAGCAATAAAGGtccatttaatataaaatttattaattaaagtgTAAAGATTGGGCAacccttttaaaaaaaattatctatggGATTTCAGAAAGATTTAGGACCCTTTTATGATTTTATCactatctatattaaaaaaaaaaattaactttcatatatacatataatactaaaaaaattatttttgggcccTACTAGCCATAGCCCCTAGGCCGGCACACCCCGGGCCTAGGCTCAGGACCGGCGCTGTTTGTATGTGGtacgtaattaatgagcatcatttagttttgcagatatcaaggcTTGGGGATTCTAGGCCTAATAATGACTTAGATATGCCGATCAAGTTGGATTTTGCTTCCAACACCACGCCGTTTTGAAAGATTGACAAATTTGGATATGTATTGCTTATTGTTTTTACCTAATATTAATTACATTCAGAAATTTgtctagttcaaatgtaaacagattatgacattaaaggtgacgttaataataaaaaaagttacTACGTAACAAGATTAATATGACAGTACACAAGTAGACTAATGTCATGTATCGTATCTTTACATAATAGAATCTAACAAAATTGGATTCCACCAAAATCAAACTGTGTTACTGTCTATCAACACACAACAACAAAATATGTTCACTCACAGGCCAGAAATGACTGAAGTTACCAAGTATTGATAGGATACTCAAAACTGTGCTTTGAATCTTCATTGTGACATCAGAAAAATATCCTTTAGAGAAAGCAAAACCACAAATtcttaaaataagaaaaatcttCCATTGGTACATTAATTTATAGCTCCATAAGATTATAAATACATGGATAATATAGGTTATATAACTAATGTTATATACAAGTATATGAAATTATATATTCAATCCATTGttagttttctttaatatagaaaataataatattgaaCTCCATAATCTCATTCGGGTAGCTGCTATATATCTTGTATTGTAGCATTCGTGTATTTGAATTAGCAAGCATAGAGTATAGAATTTCCATAAGAATCCTACTGATAAAATTGTTATACCCCATTTCGAGAAAACAATTGAAACTACATATAAATTGGTTGCTAGTAGTTGAAATTGTAAAACTAGAGGATTAGTACGTCCTAACCGATATAAGTAAAGGATATAGGGAGAACAAGGACTTGGACACCAATTCTGGAATACAGAATATGTAATCAGACAAGTATATATTAggctaaataatttattagttctctCCTTagtacctaacacactgtttaatcctttattttgaaaaatacattataatATTTCTATCTTTTGTTAATATTAAGATTTTAGTTcttctatctattttttttagatttggtATAAACAGACAAAAAACTAACATAATAACATagccattttttttatctcctaTGGTCGTGCtgaagctaagatatgttccattaaaaatcttaaaaaactaaacaaaaagatcaatggttaatattaacaaaatgataaacaccttataatatgtttttgaaaatataaaaatatatattaggaACTAATAAGCTATTTAccttatatattattaagagtAAAACATCAAAATGAGAAGCTTTGAGAATGATAATGATGTCAtcatcaattaaaaaaaactttgatGTCATCATTCATTCCACATGTCCCAACTTTGTCTTACAAGAGGCTATATGCACAAGAGTAGCATAGTAATTTTTTGTGTATTATTTTATGTTATTAAGTTAAACCCATGTACTTTAAcatgtcaattttttttgtaaggATCACACATGGTTAGTTTATCTACACCATTCCATTTGGCTTTTCCATAGGAAAATCCGGGTGCCTTTATTGGATGCCCTGAAATATCCGTTTTACCCtttgttgttattaaatttacattttaagtATTGAATTTATTTATTGCTTGCAGTTAAAATATGAatagaaatcaataaaaaatggtTTAAATGACTAAAGAATGtcttaatatatttttagttcCTAGGGATGACAACTCGCAGAGTATGTGTGGATAGTATCAATTTCAAACTCTTATCGGTTTATTTTTatctacccatatatgtctcATTATCCTAATGAGTATACGTTTTGCATTCCATGTTCGttcaatttaattctttaagaataaaaaaatataaaacaaaaaaattacaaatttaataaagtataaatttaataaataataatatacaaaagagttatgacgggtaacgcGTATCGGGAACCTAGGGACATTCTCATATCCGTCCCATTATCCTAACGGGTAACGATTATGatctcatacccgtctcatAACCTTTCATACAATGTATGGGTAGTTCTATTACGGTCAGGTAGTACCGGGTAGCCGTGGGTACAATAGCAGTTGTCATCCCTACTAGTTCGCTATACTTGTAGAAAAAACTTTATTTTCctatatacttttaaaatatcTTATTTACATTTGGCATTTGTTTGAAGTGATctattaatttattgaaatcCACATGGCATAGTAAAGACAAATTATGAAAAAGTAAAAACGTGGACACTTTAAGAAAACTGAGAATGACAAATAGATTACTTTAATGTACAGTACATTCTTAGTTACTAATTAAGATATATGAAATTTTCGAAAATGAAATGAATGCTTAGTTGTTTTCTATTCCTTTGTCTGGGGACGTTGGGAGTATTGGCCGAACCTTGTTAAATTAGGAAGGTTGGAGCTCCTTTTTGTTAATAAGATTTTAGCACTTTTGCtttttaaaattgataaaaGCAATAAGTGAAAAATACGTCTAACATTTACAACTAGGAGAAATTTTACCCATAAcctctaaaatagtgcaattttaccgtTAAAGTTAGCAGTGAAGAGTAATTTTGCTCCAAACGTAAGTTGGGTCTATTGgaaaaattattcatcaaattgtgtTTTCTGTCaagaatcttgtcatctatacttgacatgtgcatcattttattactAGTTAGTACAGATAACAAATATATGACtaaacatgattttttttagaaaaaacataaaaatatattatattttttaggagttagacaaaaaaaaaatcaaatattttgcAAAATTAGTGCagaatgatgaacaaaatagttgtgtttaataataatatttgaaattgagCCAACTTACTAAtattaggataaaattgctcttggggGCCAATGATACTGCCTCCCAAAGttatgagtatttttgcaccttattccttTATAAAACAACATTTGAAGTTGACCCCAAAATCCATTTGGCAACTAGAATATTAAGAATTTCCCATTATTGGATTTACATTCCaagtaaaaagtaaaactaaaattaacatAACCAGAAATGTATTAAATAGACAAcacagtattttttttttacataccCACTTAGAATAATTTGGTGATTGCATGTGTAAATTGTAAAATGAAGGTAAAATCTGGACACAGAAATTTAGGAAGTCTCCATCGCCTGTTAGATTCCCTTATTCTATAGAAGTGTCATACCTCCTCATTGACATCATCAACAACAGCAATAATGTTAAGTAGTCATTGAAGGTATCGAAACCATTTTGCTATcctaagagagagagaggagagagaaagagatcaTTGGTGGTCTTGAAGATATTGTAGATTGGGCCAAAAAAACAATAACTCCATTATCAATCTAATGGACatcaaatgtaaaaaaaaattaaaccagAACAGaaactaaataataaaaagtCAAAAATACCCTCCTACCCATTTCTAATGATCTATAAAAGGAACACAAGTGATATTTGAAAATCACATCTCATTCTTGAACTAAGCTATTACAATCTCTGTAAGTAAACTTAAATCTTTCTCAAGaagtttattttaaatattttgagcTTGCTTTGTATggttttaaaagaaaatataaacacATATATTTACATGTTTATATAAATTCTGTAATGTGGtgactaattttatattctttGTGATTATTTAAACATGGCATATCATTTAAGTTTCATGGACTTTTATTTACTCAataatttgtaaaaaaacatATGCATGACATTTTCTCATATATTAAATCTATTATGTAGCCAACTtaaggagaaaaaaaaattatatatatataattatccataaaaattatatatataattttggataaaaaaaagtttacTGCTAAATGTAAAATTTTTGTTTGTAATTTTGAGTATATTCAGAATTTGAGACAGATTCAGACTTAGTGAATACTTAGtccaaaaaaaaaccattaATATATTATGTATTTTGTAGTACATGATAAGTTTCAATTGATCAGATTCACTGCACCTTGTGATGATTATGTAATTTTGATTATATTCAGAATTTGAGACGTGTATTTTGTAGTACATGAACTGAACTGCACCTTTGGCTGTTTGTCTGAAAACTTTATTAACTATACAATTATATAAAATCAAAAAGCAAATTAGTTTAAACTATGCCAAATTTTGACAGGTGAAATTTGGAATCCTATAAAAATAATGGAAGGAAATATGAATGTGTGGATGGTAGCAATGGCAGCATGGTTGTGTTGGAGTAGTGTCGCAATTGAATCAACCAGAATTTGCTCTGATCATCAGACCACACCGGACAATCAATATCCGAACGATCTCACATTTTTCGTGGATGATCCCACTGCTGAAACCTACTCAAAATTCTTGAAAAATCTTCGAGTAAAGTTGACATGTGAAACACTTGATCAGCATCAGTTACCAGTTCTATGTACTAAAGCCCAAGCACAAGGACAACTTTATGCCACCGTTGTTCTAACCTACAACGGTGTTCCTCTCACTCTTGCATTAGATGTTGTCAATTTGAATCTTGTGGCTTATAAATCCAAAACCAAATCCTATTTCTTTTCTAATACCGAGGATTTGAAGGACCAACTTTTCCAAGGAACAGAACAAGTAGTAATGGAGTACTCGAATTCTTATAAATCTTTAGACAGTAGAGAGGCTGTGAACTTGGGAATGTCTGCGCTACGGACTGCAGTCGAAGCTCTAAGTAACTATGACGAATCCATGATTAAAACGAGCCTTATAACTGTAATTGGAATGGTATCAGAGGCGGCCAGACTCAAGGTTATTGAGAATGCTGTGACTAGAGCTTTTACTACGGATGTTAAGCCAAATAGCAAGATAATTAGCTACGAGGATAAGTGGGAAGAACTGTCGAAGAATATACAACGAGCTACTCGGGGAAAGTTTCCGTCGGCAGTTACATTGAAGGATGAGCATGATGTTAGTATCAGGGTGACCAGtgttggacaagttcaaggaaACATCGGAATCTTGAAGCATTATAATGTAATTGAAGGATATGCAGTTGCTTAATTAAGGAatcttaataaaatatatagctTAACTAAATAAAGGACAATATCAATTTGATGTCTAAATCTGTTTTCCTGGTCTTTGTAATGTCTGTTTTCATAtgagaaataaaattattatcatgtTTACAGTTTTTGCACTTTATCAACCATTCTATCTCATTgttcttttaatttatacataatCGTTTcaggaatttttatttttttaatacagtttcatgaattaaattaactaaataaaaaatgtacatttttattaaaaaaataaattaattagaaaTTTAAATGGACAGTTTCAAACATttaaattaactaaataaaaaaatataaattttatttcaacAAAGtcattaaacttttttttttataggaaaAAGTTTAGATAAGGGTAGGTTTACCCACTCCCAAGGTCACggcaaaccacagacctcgatgAGGGTTTCAACAAAGtcattaaacttttttttatttctataaaGTCATTCCTACCACTTGAGACAGAAAAAAATTAGTGAAATAGTGATGT
The window above is part of the Euphorbia lathyris chromosome 3, ddEupLath1.1, whole genome shotgun sequence genome. Proteins encoded here:
- the LOC136221809 gene encoding ribosome-inactivating protein gelonin-like codes for the protein MEGNMNVWMVAMAAWLCWSSVAIESTRICSDHQTTPDNQYPNDLTFFVDDPTAETYSKFLKNLRVKLTCETLDQHQLPVLCTKAQAQGQLYATVVLTYNGVPLTLALDVVNLNLVAYKSKTKSYFFSNTEDLKDQLFQGTEQVVMEYSNSYKSLDSREAVNLGMSALRTAVEALSNYDESMIKTSLITVIGMVSEAARLKVIENAVTRAFTTDVKPNSKIISYEDKWEELSKNIQRATRGKFPSAVTLKDEHDVSIRVTSVGQVQGNIGILKHYNVIEGYAVA